One window of the Peromyscus leucopus breed LL Stock chromosome 17, UCI_PerLeu_2.1, whole genome shotgun sequence genome contains the following:
- the Med26 gene encoding mediator of RNA polymerase II transcription subunit 26 has protein sequence MTAAPASPQQMRDRLLQAIDSQSNIRNMVTVLEVISSLERYPITKEALEETRLGKLINDVRKKTKNEELAKRAKRLLRSWQKLIEPVHQNEVALRALAGAAGSANGGAHNCRPEAGVPGAPKSIHDLKNRNDIQRLPGQRLDRLGSRKRRGDQRDLGHPGPPHKVSKASPDPLVPNASPLPTNGISGSPESLPSPLDGSGHMGPDSSRLEPSENEKHSSKIPVNAVRPRPSSPGLSKPPLPCLQTKAAQLQHLDRVDEPPGPPHPRGASRCSFSPRNSRHEGSFARQRSSYTPKGPVSSPSLRPQPLDTTQVPSPLPLAQPSTPPVRRMELLSSAESPVHWPEQPEGHPRLTGPACRVGLSPDSSKADSDAASSGGSDSKKKKRYRPRDYTVNLDGQVAETGVKPVRLKERKLTFDPMTRQIKPLTQKEPVRADSPVSTEQPPRTELDQQEAKASLQSPFEQTNWKELSRNEIIQSYLSRQSSLLSSSGAQTPGAHHFMAEYLKQEESSRRGARQPHVLLPLPTPTDLPGLTREVTQDDLDRIQGQQWPGVNGCEDTQGNWYDWTQCISLDPHGDDGRLNILPYVCLD, from the exons ATCCGGAACATGGTGACAGTATTGGAAGTGATCTCCAGCCTGGAGAGATACCCCATCACCAAAGAGGCACTGGAG GAGACCCGACTGGGGAAGCTCATCAATGACGTCCGCAAGAAAACCAAGAACGAGGAGCTGGCCAAACGAGCCAAGAGGCTTCTGCGGAGCTGGCAGAAGCTCATCGAGCCTGTGCACCAGAATGAGGTGGCACTACGGGCACTGGCAGGGGCTGCAGGCTCTGCCAATGGAGGTGCACACAACTGCCGGCCAGAGGCGGGAGTGCCCGGTGCCCCCAAGAGCATCCATGACCTGAAGAATCGCAACGACATCCAGAGGCTCCCTGGGCAGCGGCTAGACAGGCTGGGGAGCCGTAAGCGCAGGGGGGACCAGCGTGACCTGGGCCACCCGGGGCCACCCCACAAAGTTTCCAAAGCCAGTCCTGACCCTCTAGTCCCCAATGCATCCCCTCTCCCCACCAACGGGATCAGTGGGAGCCCAGAGAGCTTACCCAGCCCCCTGGATGGCAGTGGGCACATGGGCCCTGACAGCAGCCGCCTGGAGCCCAGTGAGAATGAGAAGCACAGCAGCAAGATCCCCGTGAACGCCGTGCGGCCGCGTCCCAGCTCCCCTGGCCTGAGCAAGCCCCCCTTGCCCTGCCTGCAGACCAAAGCTGCACAGCTGCAGCACCTGGACAGGGTGGATGAGCCGCCAGGCCCTCCTCATCCCAGGGGTGCCTCTCGTTGCTCCTTCAGCCCCCGGAACTCACGGCACGAAGGCTCCTTTGCCCGGCAGCGGAGCTCATACACACCTAAGGGCCCCGTGTCCAGCCCCTCCCTACGCCCCCAACCACTGGACACCACGCAGGTGCCGTCCCCACTCCCACTGGCTCAGCCATCCACGCCCCCTGTGCGGCGGATGGAGCTGCTGTCCAGTGCTGAGAGCCCTGTGCACTGGCCAGAGCAGCCCGAGGGCCACCCGCGGTTAACAGGGCCAGCCTGCAGGGTTGGGTTGTCACCAGATTCCTCCAAGGCGGACAGTGATGCTGCCTCTTCGGGCGGCTCggacagcaaaaagaaaaagaggtacaGACCTCGAGACTACACAGTGAACTTAGATGGGCAGGTGGCTGAAACAGGCGTCAAACCTGTGCGGTTAAAAGAGCGGAAGCTCACCTTTGACCCCATGACAAGACAGATCAAACCTCTGACCCAGAAAGAGCCAGTGCGGGCCGACAGCCCCGTATCCACAGAGCAGCCACCTAGGACAGAGCTGGACCAGCAAGAGGCTAAGGCCAGCCTCCAAAGTCCTTTTGAGCAGACGAACTGGAAGGAGCTGTCACGCAACGAGATTATCCAGTCCTACTTGAGCCGCCAGAGCAGCTTGCTGTCATCGTCAGGCGCGCAGACCCCAGGCGCGCACCACTTCATGGCCGAGTAcctgaagcaggaagagagcagtCGGCGAGGGGCCCGGCAGCCCCATGTGCTGCTGCCGCTACCCACGCCCACTGACCTCCCAGGGCTCACTCGCGAGGTCACACAGGACGATCTGGACAGAATCCAGGGCCAGCAGTGGCCAGGGGTGAACGGGTGTGAGGACACACAGGGTAATTGGTATGACTGGACGCAGTGCATATCGCTCGACCCGCATGGCGACGATGGGCGCTTGAACATTCTGCCTTATGTCTGCTTGGACTGA